The genomic stretch GCCGCTCTTCAAATGCACCGTTGAACGAAATGTCCAGTGATACCGGCTTGGTAACGCCCATAAATGTCAGGTCGCCAGTAACGATGCCAGTTGTCTCGCCTTTCATCTCGATACCAGTAGAAGCAAAGGAAATTTCCGGAAACTCTCCTGCATTGAACCAGCGTTCGCTTTCGGCAAGTTCTTTGTCAAAATCTTTTGCGTCCGCGTTAGGATAGTCTGTTTCCACTGATGTGGGGTCAACGGTCACTTTCAGCGCACTGTTGGCAGGGTTTGCGGGATCAAAGTCCAGTGTGGCATCAAACCGGGTGAAACGTGCCGTATAGTTTGACAATCCGAAATGGGAGACTTTCCAGGTCAGGCTCGCATGTGATTTGTCGAGAACGTACTCACCTGCAGGCATATCTGCAGGTGGTGTCATTTCGCTTTGTGCCTGAGCTGCCGCAGTCAGCATTAGGGCGGCGCTGCCCAGGGCAAGAAGGTGTTTGCGCATGGTTGTTCCTTTCCGAAAACATGAAACTCTTGGTGTCTCTTAGCTACAACATCGGGGGCAGATTGAACATAACCATCCCGGCAAAAGTCTTTTCACATTTGTGCATGGATGGTCACATTACCGTGGGGTGGCTCTGCCATCGTCATGGGCAGTGGCGCAGTCCGGCATTGATCCGCGTTGCAGCATTGGCTACCAACGCCGCTTGTCACAACATTAGCTGGGCTTCATGAGCAAGAAACAGAAAACGTTCAAACCGAAAGCGCGTAAGCCGCGTGGCTTCGCAGACAGGCTTGGTCAGGAAATTCTGGCAGAGCAGGCCATGCTGACGCGCATCCAGGCAGTCTATGCGGCATATGGGTTCGATCCGCTGGAAACACCGGCGTTCGAATTCACTGATGCGCTGGGCAAGTTCCTGCCTGATGTGGATCGTCCGGGTCAGGGGGTTTTTTCCCTGCAGGATGACGATGAGCAATGGATGAGCCTGCGCTATGACTTGACGGCGCCATTGGCAAGGTTTGTCGCGGAGCATTATGACGCTCTGCCAAAGCCCTTCCGCCGCTATCAGGTCGGGCGGGTCTGGCGTAATGAAAAGCCGGGACCGGGTCGGTATCGCGAATTCACGCAATGTGATGCTGATATTGTCGGCGCGCCGGCTCCGTTTGCGGATGCTGAAATATGCATGATGTTTGCGGATGCTGTGGAGGCTGCCGGGGTGCCGCGTGGTGACTACGTGATCCGCGTTTCTGATCGCAAGGCTATGAATGGCCTTCTGGAAGTTGCGGGGCTTGCAGGGGAGGACATGGCTGCCAAACGTCTTGGGGTCTTGCGGGCAATGGATAAACTGGATCGTCTGGGTGAGGAAGGTGTGCGCCTTCTTCTGGGCGATGGGCGTGAAGATGAAAGCGGCGATTACACACAAGGCGCCGGTCTGTCGGCTGCACAGGCAGA from Parvularcula sp. IMCC14364 encodes the following:
- a CDS encoding YceI family protein; the encoded protein is MRKHLLALGSAALMLTAAAQAQSEMTPPADMPAGEYVLDKSHASLTWKVSHFGLSNYTARFTRFDATLDFDPANPANSALKVTVDPTSVETDYPNADAKDFDKELAESERWFNAGEFPEISFASTGIEMKGETTGIVTGDLTFMGVTKPVSLDISFNGAFEERPFSGLATLGFSATGSVTRSEWGMSGLVPNIGDDVDLLIEVEFYQPEG